The following DNA comes from bacterium.
GTTTGCTGCACTGACAGCTTCGGATTGCGCACTTCCGCTACTTCCGGCATGGCCAGAGGAGGTCTCTATGAGTACTGAATCCCCTTCAATGACTTCTTGCCAATCAGACAGCGACAGCTTGCCAGCCTCAAGAAGCTGGCCAATATCAAGAACTGCGTCGGCAACCTCGCTATAGGCGGTTGAAGTCTGACCCGCCGCCACGATGACAGTACGGCGATCGTCTGCGCGCAACTGATACAGGAGTGGCGTAAAGTCTGCATCGCTTGAAGCGATTACAAATTCGTCGTATCGAAAGTTCTTAGCCATATAAGAGAGTACGTCCATCACGATACGGATGTCTGCGGCGTTCTTCCCTGCAGCCGTTAGTGAAGGACAGTCGATCACCTCGAAACCGGACCGGGTTAGGCGTGGACGGATTGTTGAAAAATATGTCCATGTCCCTTCGCGATTCTGAACTCGCCCTGCGGGATTCAGGTAGGCGCGTCTCACCAAGACATCTCGGCTCACTTGAGGTCCTGCCTGCTCCAATAGGTGCCGCAGCCATTTCCACGGCTCGTCTGCCATTGCCTCAGCCTGTTCAGGATCAAGGCCG
Coding sequences within:
- a CDS encoding NYN domain-containing protein, with the protein product MQTRLKSALFLDFDNVYGGLNGLDPEQAEAMADEPWKWLRHLLEQAGPQVSRDVLVRRAYLNPAGRVQNREGTWTYFSTIRPRLTRSGFEVIDCPSLTAAGKNAADIRIVMDVLSYMAKNFRYDEFVIASSDADFTPLLYQLRADDRRTVIVAAGQTSTAYSEVADAVLDIGQLLEAGKLSLSDWQEVIEGDSVLIETSSGHAGSSGSAQSEAVSAAN